The Mesorhizobium sp. B2-8-5 genome segment GAGGAACAGGAGCGAGCCGCCGCAGGCGACGGTGCGGAGCAACGATGGGGAAAGCTAAGGCTTGAGAGCCTGGCCCCAAATCTATTCAGCTCGCAGGCAGGGCATAGGCGATGACTTCGTCGCCGACTTTCGTCTCCATGAAATGATGCCCGCCGGGCGCGATGACGATGTATTGCCTGCCATCGACCTCATAGGTCATCGGCGTCGTCTGGCCGCCGGCGGGAAGGTCGGCGTGCCATACTTCCTTGCCCGTCTTGATGTCGATGGCGCGCAGCTTGTTGTCGGTGGTCGCGGCGATGAAGATCAGGCCGCCGGCCGTCACCAGCGGGCCGCCATTGTTCGGCGTTCCGATAGTCAGCGGCAGCATGGAAGGAAGGCCGAAGGGCCCGTTGTTGTCGGCGCTGCCGAGCGGCTCGTCCCACAGCGTCCTGCCGGTCTTGAGATCGATCGCGCGGATATGACCATAGGGCGGCTTCGAGCACAGCAGGCCCGTTGGCAAGCGCCAGCCGGCATTGACGGCAATGGCGTATGGCGATCCGGCCTGCGGATCGCCGATGTCCTTCACCTTTTTCGGGCTGCCGCCCTTGTCTATCGGCTTGAAGCCCATCTGGTCGGCCTTCTCGCGCGGGATCAACTGATTGTAGTTCGGCATGTCGTTGTAATTGGCGATCAGCACCCCGCTGTCGGTGTCGACGGCGATGCTGCCCCAGTCCGAGCCACCATTGTAGCCGGGATATTCGATGAAGGGCCGGTCGACCGTCGGCGGGGTGTACTCGCCCTGATAGGAGGCGCGATGGAACTGGATGCGGCAGTAGAGCTGGTCCAGCGGGCTCATGCCCCACATGTCCTTTTCGGTCAGCACCGGCTGGTCGAGATGCGCGTAGCCTGAATAGGGCTGCGTCTTGGAGAGCTTGTCCGGTTCGACGCCGCCCGAGGGCACATTGCGCTCCTCGACCGGGAAGAGCGGCTTGCCGGTCTTGCGGTCGAGCACGTAGATCTGGCCCTGCTTGCTGGGCACGATGATGGCGGCGATCTTGCCGGTCACGGTCGAGAAATCGACGAGCGTCGGCTGTGAGCCGAGGTCGTAGTCCCAAAGATCGTGATGCACCGTCTGGAAATGCCAGGCCGGCTTGCCCGTCGTGACATCGACGGCGACGATCGATGAGTTGAACTGGTTCTCGAAATCCTTGCGATCGACACCATAGTAGTCGACGGCGGCATTGCCGAGCGGCAGGTAGACATAGCCGAGTTGCGGATCGGCGGCCGCGACGGTCCACATGTTCGGGGTGCCACGCGTGTAGGTGTCGCCGGCAGGCGGCGCGCCCGTCCGATCGGGATGGCCCATGTCCCATGCCCAGGCGAGCTTGCCGGTGGTGGCGTCATAGCCGCGGACGACGCCCGAAGGCGCGTTCTCGGCCTGGCCATCCTTGACCTGCGCACCGACGACCGCGATACCGCGCACGATGGTTGGCGGCGCGGTGACAGAATACCAACCGGGTACCGTCTCGCCGATGCCTTGCGTGAGGTCGACGACGCCCTGCTGGCCGAAGTCCGTGCAGGGTTTGCCGGTCTTGGCATCGATGGCGATCAGGCGCGCGTCCAGTGTTCCGATGAGAAGCCTTGTCGCGCAGGCTTGATCCGCCTTGGCGTCCGGCACGGCGAAATAGGCAACACCGCGACAGCTCGCGCCATAGGGTATGGCGTCGTCGGGGACCTTCGGGTCGTAACGCCATTCTTCCTTGCCGCTGCGGGCATCGGCGGAAATGATGATGTCCTTGGCCGAGCAGGCATAGAGATGGCCGCCGATCTCGAGCGGCGTGTTTTCGGGCGAGTAGAGGTCCTTGGTCGCTTCGTTCGGCATGTCGCCGGTGTGGAAGGACCAGGCGCGGGTGAGCTTGGAAACATTGGCCGCGGTGATCTGGTTCAGCGGCGAATAGCGCGTCCCCAGTTCCGATCCGCCATAGACCGGCCAGTCATTGCCGGCCTGATGGGTCGCGGTGTCCTGCGAGGCCGGCGTTCCGTTCGGCGCGGGCTGCGCGGCAGGCGCCGGCGGTTGCGCCGGTGACTGCGCCAAGGCATCGATGTGCAGGAAGCCGAACGCGCCCAGCGCAATGACCGGCAGCAGCAGGCTTGTCACATAGGCGGCGTTCCTGCTGCCTCGGCTGCCGATGTCGCGGAAGGCTGGAACGGCAAGCAGGACGAAGATGAGGATGATCGTGGGAGCCAAGACGCGCGGCATCAGCGCCCAGCCGTCGAGACCGACCTCCCAATAGGCCCAGGCAAGCGTTGCGAGCCATGTCAGGACGTAAAGCCAGACACCGGCCATATTTCCTGCGAGCAGCAGAATGCCCGCGAGCAGCAATGCGATGCCGGCGGGCAGATAATACCAGGAGCCGCCGAGCGCGACGAGCCAGGCGCCACCGCAGCCGATCAGCAGGCCGAGAACGACCAATAGGATGCCGACCAGCCCTCTCCACCAGTAGGCGACACCGCGATGGCGCAGAGGACGATGGGGGTTGTTTGCAGCGGCGTCGGTCATGGCATTTTCCAGCGTGAAACAGATCGTGATATCTGGCGAACGCATGCAGCCGGCTGTGGTTGCGGATTAAATTCGGGATCCGCCGTCGCTGCCGGTCACCATTCTGTGATCCTTTTGCGGCTTCGGAACCTTCGTGGCGAAAGCACCGTTAGGTGTCGTCAACTCTGAGTTTGCCTTCAGCAGAATCGGCGAGGGGATGCCGCAGATCTTCTCGAAAAACGCCAATGGCGTTGCGCGCTTTGTCATCTGGGGAAGTTGTGCAGTTCTGCTGATCGCCGCAGCGATCGGGACAATCCTTCCCCGTTCGGACCTGGTAACGGGAGTAGGTGAGCCATTGGCGCAGCCGGTGCCGTTCAGTCACAAGCACCATGTCGGCCAGCTCGGCATCGACTGCCGCTATTGCCACAACGGTGTCGAGACCTCGTCTTCGGCGGGTCTGCCGGCGACCGAAGTCTGCATGACCTGTCATTCGCAGCTTTTCACCAACGCCGAGATGTTGGCGCCCGTGCGCGCAAGCCTGGCCAGCGGCAAGCCGATCGAATGGCAGCGCGTCAACAGCGTACCCGACTTTGTGTTCTTCAATCACGCCATACACGTTAATAAGGGCGTCGCCTGCGAGACCTGCCATGGCGAGGTCGACCAGATGCCGCTGACCAGGCGAGCGCATACGCTGAGCATGGAATGGTGCCTCGGCTGTCATCGCAATCCCGGACCCAATCTGCGTCCGCCACGGGACGTGTTCCTGATGCACTGGCAGCCACCTGAGGACATCGCCGAGATCAGGCGACAGCTTATCGGCATGCTCGACATCCATCCCGAGACGATGACGGATTGCTATGTCTGCCATCGCTGAAGGAAAGGCGCAGCCCGCTATCGACATCGCAGCGTTGCGCCGACGGCTGACGAGCGGCCGCGAGATGTGGCGCAGCCTCGACGAGATTGCCGGCACCGTGGAATTCCGGCGCTTCGTCGAAGCCGAATTTCCGGCAATCGCGGAGCGCCTGCCGGCCAGGCCGAACCGGCGCACGCTGCTGAAGCTGATGGGCGCTTCGCTGTCGCTTGCCGGGCTGGCCGCCTGCAGCAGGGCGGAAGGCATCGTGCCTTATGTGCGCCAGCCGGAAATGCTGATCCCCGGCAAGCCGGCCTATTACGCGACAACATTGTCGAGCGACGGCTTCGGCATCGGCGCCATCGTCGAGAGCCATGAAGGGCGGCCGACCAAGGTGGAGGGCAATCCGGATCATCCGGCGTCGCGCGGCGCAACCGACGCGGTGATGCAAGCGGCGGTGCTGACGCTGTTCGACCCTGATCGCTCGCGCACCCCGCTCAAGGATGGACAGCCGGCATCCTATGGCGATTTCCTCAAGGACATGGCGGCACTCGTCTCGCGCTGGACGGCCTCACAAGGACAGGGCGGAGCCCTGCTGGTTGAAGCGACTACCTCGCCGACTCTTGCGGCGCAGTTGGATGCGCTGCGGGCACGCTATCCGAAACTGAAAATCCATCGTCACGACCCGTTGGCGATATCTGCGGCGGCGGAGGCGTCACATGCACTGTTCGGATCGGCGCTGACGCCGGTCTACCGCTTCGATCGTGCCGAAACGATCGTCAGTCTCGACGCCGATTTCCTGGGCGAGGGGCCGGGGCGGCTCGCCTATGCGCGCGACTTCGCCGCGCGGCGACGCGTGCGCAGCCCGAACGACGGGATGAGCCGGCTTTATGCGGTGGAATCGACGCCGACGATCACCGGCGCGGCGGCCGATCATAAGATAGCGATACGGCCGAGTGAGGTCGAAGCCGTGGCTGCCGGGCTTCATGCCACGCTGGAAGGCCAAGCCGGGGCGCCCGTAGCGCCAATCGACCAGACTCCGATCGACGCGCCATGGATGAATGCGCTGGTCGATGATCTGAAGGCAGCCGGCCGCAACGCACTGGTCGTGCCGGGTGCGCATCAGAGCGTGTTCGTTCACACTGCCGCGTTTGCCGCCAATGCGAGGCTTGGCGCGCTCGGCAATACGATGGAGTTTATCGCGGCGCCGGATGCGCTGCAGGTCGATGGCGATCTGGAGGCGATGTGCGAAGCGATTGGCCACGGGGCGATCGACGCGGTCATCGTGCTCGTCGCAAATCCGCTGCACACCGCGCCGGCAGGCCTCGATGTGCGCAAAGCCTTTTCCGGCCTGAAGCTGCTTGTCCATCAGGGGCTCTATCGCGACGAGACGGCATTCCTGGCGCATTGGCATGTGCCTGCGGCGCATGAACTCGAGAGCTGGAGCGACATCCGAGCCTATGACGGCACGGCCTCGCTGGTGCAGCCGCTGATCAGGCCGCTTTACGATGGCAAGACCGGGCATGAGCTGCTCGCCGTGCTTGGCGGCCAATTCCAGACTGATCCGCTGTCGCTTGTCCGGCAGCATTGGGCAGAGCTCGATGATGACACGTGGAGAAAGGCTCTGCGCGACGGTGTTATAGCGAACAGTGCCGCCAGGCCGGCATCCGTTACAGTGCCGCCGGATCTGGCGGGACTGAAGACGGCGGCAAACGCGGGCAATGGCATCGAGGTCCGCTTCGTCGCTGATCCGTGGCTGCGTGACGGCCGCTTTGCCAATGCGTCGTGGCTGCAGGAGCTGCCGCGACCGCTGACCAAGATCGTGTGGGGCAATGCTGCGCTCATATCGCCCGCCACTGCCGAGCGACTGAAAATCGAAAACGGCGATGTCATCAATGTCGCCTCAAATGGCGCGGACGTCGATGGACCGGCCTGGATCGCGCCCGGCCATCCGGACGAAACGATAACGCTTTCCTTTGGCTTCGGGCGAAAGGTCGGTTCCGTTGCCGCGCTGTCGGAAGGCTACGACGCCTTCCATTTGCGCCGTGGTTCGGAATGGTTCGCGACCGGCGCGGCGATCGCACCCCGCAAGAACAGCATGCGCGTCATCACCACGCAGCAACACCAGGCGATGGAAGGTCGCGCCATCGTGCGCCACGCCTCGCTCGACGCATTCCGGCAGAACTCGGATTTCGTCCGCAAGGATGTGCCGCCGGCGCCGACGGAATCGCTCTATCCCGATTGGCGTTACGACCAGGAAGCCTGGGCGATGGCGATCGATCTTTCGGCCTGCATCGGGTGCATGGCCTGCGTCTCGGCCTGCCAGGCAGAGAACAACATCGCGCCGGTCGGGCCGGAGGAATGCGAGCGCGGCCACGAGATGCACTGGCTGCGAGTCGATCGCTACTATGCCGGTCCGCTCGACGCGCCCGAGACCTTTTTCCAGCCGGTGCCGTGCATGCATTGCGAAAAGGCGCCCTGCGAAGTGGTGTGCCCGGTCAACGCCACCGTGCATACGCATGATGGGCTGAATGCGCAGGTCTACAACCGCTGCATCGGCACGCGCTATTGCTCGCAGAACTGCCCCTACAAGGTGCGGCGCTTCAACTTCCTCGACCACCAGTCGTTCGACAAGGACGAAGCTGGGCCGGAGCAGGGCGTGCACAATCCGAACGTCAGCGTGCGCTCGCACGGCGTGATGGAGAAATGCACCTACTGCATCCAGCGCATCAGCGCCAAGCGCATCCAGGCGCAGATCGAAAATCGCGACATCGCCGATGGCGAAGTGGTCACCGCCTGCCAACAGGCCTGCCCAACCCAGGCCATCACCTTCGGTGATCGCAACAGGAAAGACGCAAAGGTCGTTCGGGAGAAAAGCGCGCCGCAGAACTACGCGCTGCTGGAGGAGCTGAACACACGGCCGCGCACCTCCTATCTCGGCAAAATCTCCAATCCGAACGGCAGGCTTGCCAGACCAAGCGAGGCGACCGATGGCTGAAGCCGGCGCGAACAGCTCGGCTGTCCTGCGCGGCCGTCACGACTTTCCCGAGATCAGTGGGCGCATCGGCTCGATCGTGCTCAACGGCCGCCTGCCGCGTCATTTCTGGACGGCGTTCTTCCTTTGCTTCCTGCTCGTCCTGCTGCTGCTCTATTCGATCACTTACCTGATCGCCGTCGGTGTCGGCGCCTATGGTATCGACATTCCGGTGGCCTGGGGCACGATGATCTCCAACTTCGTCTGGTGGATCGGCATCGGCCATGCCGGCACGCTGATCTCGGCGGTGCTCCTGCTGCTGCGCCAACCATGGCGCGCCTCGATCAACCGCTTCGCCGAAGCCATGACGCTGTTTGCCGTCGCCATGGCCGGCTTGTTCCCGATCCTGCATCTCGGCCGACCGTGGTTCTTCTACTGGCTGCTGCCGCTGCCCAATGTGCATATGAACTGGCCGCAATGGCGCAGCCCGCTCGTCTGGGATTTCGCGGCGATCGCGACCTATGCGACCGTCTCGCTGCTCTTCTGGTATATGGGTCTGCTGCCGGATCTGGCGGTGCTGCGCGACCGCGCGAGAGCAAGGCCGGCGCAGCTCTTCTACGGCATATTGGCGCTTGGCTGGCGCGGCTCGGCCTATCATTGGTCGCGCTATCAGGTCGTCTATTTCCTGCTAGCCGCCCTGGCCACGCCGCTGGTCGTTTCGGTCCACTCGATCGTCTCGCTCGACTTCACCTTCGCCATCACGCCCGGCTACCACTCGACGATCTTCCCGCCCTATTTCGTCGCCGGCGCGCTGCTCTCAGGCTTCGCCATGGTGCTCACCATCGCCATTCCGCTGCGCTGGGCTTTTTCGGTCGAGGACCTGATCACGGTCAGGCATATGGACAATGCCGCCAAGCTGATGATCGCCGCCGGCATGGTCGTCGCCTATGGCTATGTCTCCGAAGCATTCTTCGCCTGGTATTCGGGCGAGCCCTACGAACGCGCCATGATGGCGCAGCGCGCGCTAGGTCCCTATGCGCCGCTGTTCTGGACGATGCTCGGCCTGAACTGTGGCGTGCTGCAGTTGCTGTGGTTCAGACGCATCCGCCGCAACATGCCGCTGCTGTTCGCGATCGCCATTGCCATCAACATCGGCATGTGGATCGAACGCTACATCATCGTCGTGACGGGGCCGAGCCGCGACTACCTGCCGTCTGCCTGGGGCGAGCAGTCGCTGACCTGGCTCGACTTCGGCATCCTCTTCGGCTCGATCGGCACCTTTTTCGCGCTGGTCTTCCTGTTTATCCGCATCCTGCCGGCGATCACCATCTTCGAGGTCGAGGAACTGGCTGAGGAGGAGGGCAAGCTCAGATGAGCCTCTACGGTCTCGTGGCTGCGTTTGCCGCACCCGAAGCGCTTATCGAGGCAGCCCGCGGCATGCGCGAGCGCGGCTACCGGCGCATGGATGCGTTCTCGCCGTTTCCGCTGAAGGAATTGGATGAGATACTGGAAATCCGCGCCACGCGCCTGCCCTGGGCCGTGCTCGCCGGCGGCATTGCCGGCGCCGCTCTTGTCTATGCGCTGATCTGGTACTCCGTCGAGATCGACTATCCCATCAATGTCGGCGGCCGGCCGCTGCATTCCTGGCCGCCTTTCGTCGTCATCGCCTTCGAGGCCGGCATTCTCGGCGCAGCCTTCGCCGGCTTTCTGGGTGTGCTCGCGGCCAACGGCCTGCCCCGCTACCATCATCCGGTCTTCAACGCCGAGAGCTTCAGCTATGCCCGCGGCGGCAAGTTCTATCTGCTGATCGAAGCGGCCGATCCGAAATACCGGAAGGGCGTGACCCGGGGCCAACTGACGCGGCTCGGTGCCGAGACGGTCGAAGAGGTCGAAGCGTGAGCCGTCTCGGCCTAACGCTTCTGCTCGGAGCGCTGGCTGTCGCCGGCTGCCGGCAGGACATGGAGGACCAGCCGCGCTACGATCCGCTGGAGGCGAGCAGCCAATTCGCCGACGGCATGTCGGCACGCACGCCGGTCACGGGCACTGTCACACGCGACGCCGATCTTTCGCCTGTCCCGGACAAAATCCCCTATCCGATCACGACCGAGCTGCTACAGCGCGGCCAGCAGCGTTTCGACATATTCTGTTCGCCCTGTCACAGCCGCACCGGCGACGGCAACGGCATGATCGTCCAGCGCGGCTTTCCGGCGCCACCAAGCTACCATCAGGATGCGCTGCGCAAGGCCTCGGACCGCCACTTCTACGACGTCATCACCAACGGCTACGGCGCGATGTATTCTTATGCGGCGCGCGTGCCGCCGCAGGACCGCTGGGCGATCGTCGCCTATATCCGCGCGCTGCAATATTCGCGCGCCGCTCCAGTCGCCGAACTTCCGCAAAGCCTGCGCACGCGGCTTGAAGCGGAGGCATCGCCATGAGCCGCCTGGAGCAGGGTTTTGTGGCGGTCGGCGTCGCGGGACTTGTCCTGTGCGTTCTTGGCGCATCGCTCGATGCCAAAGCAATGCTGGGCGCCTGGGTCGCGGTAGCTATCTTCGCGATCAGCCTGCCGCTCGGCGCGCTGACCATATTGATGGTGCACGGGCTGACCGGCGGACGCTGGGGCGAGGCGGTCCGCCAGCCTTTGCGGGTCATGATCGCGATGCTGCCGCTCGCGCTTATCTTGCTCCTGCCGGTGCTGATGAGACTCGACCTTATCTTCCCATGGGCCGGCGCGGATTCCGCGATGCTTTCTGAGAAGGTTCGAGAGAAGCTTGCTTATCTCAACGTGCCGTTCTTCCTGCTGCGCTTCGCTGTCTGCGCGGCGATCTGGCTCGTTCTCACATGGGTGGTGCTCGGCTCGACTTCAGAGGATTCCGAGAAAGCTGGCAACGGGAGGAAATATGCTCTTGGCCTGATCCTCCACGCGCTTGCCGTCAGCGTCTTTGCCATCGACTGGATGCTTTCGATCGAGCCGGAATTCACCTCGACCATCTACGCGCTTTGTGAGGCCTCCGCCGAAGTCGTCGGAGCTTTCGCCCTGGCGATCCTTGTGCTGGCCGCAAGACGGGCAGTGGAGGTCATACCCGGTGGCGAGGAAGATGTCGCGCTTAGCGAGGACCTTGCCAACATGCAGCTGGGCTTCCTGCTGACCTGGATCTACCTCGTCTTCATGCAGTGGGTTGTCGTCTGGGGCGGCGACCTGCCCGACGAGATCGGGTGGTACATCAGTCGCGCGACGGGGGGCTGGCGGTATCTGCTGTGGCTGCTGATTGCCTTGCAGGCGGCTGCGTTCACAGGCTCGCTCGGCCGACGGCTCAAGCGCAGCCATGACGGCCTGGTCTGGCTGGCGGGGGCAGCTCTTGCAGGCCATTTCGCCGATGTGTTCTGGCGTATACGGCCACCGCTCTTTTCCGGCGGTCTGCTAGCGCTCTGGCATGATGCGGTCGCCTGGGTGGGACTGGGTGGGCTGTGGCTTGCGCTGTTCCTCTTCCTGCTCCGCCGGGCAGACAGGATCGTCTGGTGGAGGCGGGAGGTAGCCCATGGCTAAGGCGCACCGCCATCCCGAGACGCGCGATGTCCAGCCGCGGATGCTGCTCGCTTTCGGTGGCGGGCTGCTGCTGTTCATCGCCTTGGCCGCGATCGGCATGAAGCTCGCCTTCAACACCACGCCGACATGGCTGCCGGTTCCGACGGAAACCAGTCCGGAAAGCCCCGATCTGCAGACCGCGCCAAGGCAGGACCTGGCAAGTCTTCGCGCCGAGGAGGATCGCCAGCTCAAAATGCTTGGCTGGGTCGACCGCAATGCCGGCATCGCCCGTATTCCGATCGACGACGCCATGTGGGCAATTGTCAGCAACGGTTTGCCGGATTGGTCGCAGCAGCGATCCGCAACCACTGGAGCCGATGACTGCGCCCTGGTCACAGCGGCCGTTCCCCGCGCTCCGCAGGCCCAGAATTGCCGACAGCAAAGCGGGGCAGGGCGATGAGAAGCTTGTTAGCCGCCCTTTGTCTGTTCGTTGCCGGCGCGGCCCCTGCCGCCGAGCGACCGACATTCGATCCAAAGCTCGGCGCACAGCTGACGCTGGACCGCGAACTGATCGACGCCAGCGGCCGGAAGCTGACGCTGGGCGAAACGCTGGGCGGCCGTCCGGCGCTTGTCATCTTCGGCTACGACAAATGCCCGAACCTGTGCGGCGTCACCCAGCAGGCCGTTGCCTCCGACCTGAACAAGACATCGCTTCGGCCGGCAGACTACCGCGCGCTGTTCATCTCGATCGATCCCGAGGAGACCCCGGCCGACGCGGCCACGGCGCAAGATGACATCGCTTCCGCCGCCGGTCCGGCAGGCCTGCCCGCCTGGCGTTTCCTGACCAGCAGCGATGGCGCAGGCGCTACGCTTGCCAGCGAGGCGGGCATCACCTTCGACCGGCGCAAAGGCATCGATCAGTTCGTCCATCCGATCGCGGTCATAGCACTTACGCCGTCTGGCCGGATTTCACAGGTGCTGCCGGCGCTGACCTTCACGCCGCGCGATCTCAAGCTCGCGCTGGTCGAAGCGTCGGAGAACAGGCTTGGGTCGATTGCCGATCACATCTTCCTGCTCTGCGCCGGCTTCGACAGTTCGAAAGGCCAGTACACGCCGGCGATCTGGGCGGCGCTGAAAGTCGCGAGCCTGGCAACGCTGCTTGGCCTCGGCGCAACCGTGCTCTGGCAAAGCTGGGGGAGGGCAAGGTGAGCTTCGGCATTCCCTTCTTCCCGCAGGAGGCTTCCTCGGAAGCCGGCCAGGTCGATGCGCTGTTTTACACTTTGCTTGCTTTTTCCGTCGTTCTCGGACTGGCGCTGACCGGACTGGTCGTCGGCTACGCGGTGAAATACCGCGTCGGCTCACAGGCGGATCGGACGGGCAAGCGTTCCCGCAGCCTGCCGCTGGAAATGAGCTGGACGATCGCCAGCCTGATCGTCGCTTTCATCTTCTTCGGCTGGGGCGCCACGCTTTTCGTTCGCCGCGACCATCCGCCGGCGGACGCGCTCGAGATCACCGGACTCGGCAAGCAATGGATGTGGGAGTTCAGGCAGCCAGGCGGCCAGCGCGAGATCAACGAATTGCATGTTCCCGTCGGCAAACCTGTCGTGGTGTCGCTCGCCTCACAGGACGTCATCCACTCCTTCTACGTGCCGGCGTTCCGTATCAAGCAGG includes the following:
- a CDS encoding membrane-bound PQQ-dependent dehydrogenase, glucose/quinate/shikimate family, translated to MTDAAANNPHRPLRHRGVAYWWRGLVGILLVVLGLLIGCGGAWLVALGGSWYYLPAGIALLLAGILLLAGNMAGVWLYVLTWLATLAWAYWEVGLDGWALMPRVLAPTIILIFVLLAVPAFRDIGSRGSRNAAYVTSLLLPVIALGAFGFLHIDALAQSPAQPPAPAAQPAPNGTPASQDTATHQAGNDWPVYGGSELGTRYSPLNQITAANVSKLTRAWSFHTGDMPNEATKDLYSPENTPLEIGGHLYACSAKDIIISADARSGKEEWRYDPKVPDDAIPYGASCRGVAYFAVPDAKADQACATRLLIGTLDARLIAIDAKTGKPCTDFGQQGVVDLTQGIGETVPGWYSVTAPPTIVRGIAVVGAQVKDGQAENAPSGVVRGYDATTGKLAWAWDMGHPDRTGAPPAGDTYTRGTPNMWTVAAADPQLGYVYLPLGNAAVDYYGVDRKDFENQFNSSIVAVDVTTGKPAWHFQTVHHDLWDYDLGSQPTLVDFSTVTGKIAAIIVPSKQGQIYVLDRKTGKPLFPVEERNVPSGGVEPDKLSKTQPYSGYAHLDQPVLTEKDMWGMSPLDQLYCRIQFHRASYQGEYTPPTVDRPFIEYPGYNGGSDWGSIAVDTDSGVLIANYNDMPNYNQLIPREKADQMGFKPIDKGGSPKKVKDIGDPQAGSPYAIAVNAGWRLPTGLLCSKPPYGHIRAIDLKTGRTLWDEPLGSADNNGPFGLPSMLPLTIGTPNNGGPLVTAGGLIFIAATTDNKLRAIDIKTGKEVWHADLPAGGQTTPMTYEVDGRQYIVIAPGGHHFMETKVGDEVIAYALPAS
- a CDS encoding cytochrome c3 family protein — encoded protein: MPQIFSKNANGVARFVIWGSCAVLLIAAAIGTILPRSDLVTGVGEPLAQPVPFSHKHHVGQLGIDCRYCHNGVETSSSAGLPATEVCMTCHSQLFTNAEMLAPVRASLASGKPIEWQRVNSVPDFVFFNHAIHVNKGVACETCHGEVDQMPLTRRAHTLSMEWCLGCHRNPGPNLRPPRDVFLMHWQPPEDIAEIRRQLIGMLDIHPETMTDCYVCHR
- a CDS encoding TAT-variant-translocated molybdopterin oxidoreductase — translated: MSAIAEGKAQPAIDIAALRRRLTSGREMWRSLDEIAGTVEFRRFVEAEFPAIAERLPARPNRRTLLKLMGASLSLAGLAACSRAEGIVPYVRQPEMLIPGKPAYYATTLSSDGFGIGAIVESHEGRPTKVEGNPDHPASRGATDAVMQAAVLTLFDPDRSRTPLKDGQPASYGDFLKDMAALVSRWTASQGQGGALLVEATTSPTLAAQLDALRARYPKLKIHRHDPLAISAAAEASHALFGSALTPVYRFDRAETIVSLDADFLGEGPGRLAYARDFAARRRVRSPNDGMSRLYAVESTPTITGAAADHKIAIRPSEVEAVAAGLHATLEGQAGAPVAPIDQTPIDAPWMNALVDDLKAAGRNALVVPGAHQSVFVHTAAFAANARLGALGNTMEFIAAPDALQVDGDLEAMCEAIGHGAIDAVIVLVANPLHTAPAGLDVRKAFSGLKLLVHQGLYRDETAFLAHWHVPAAHELESWSDIRAYDGTASLVQPLIRPLYDGKTGHELLAVLGGQFQTDPLSLVRQHWAELDDDTWRKALRDGVIANSAARPASVTVPPDLAGLKTAANAGNGIEVRFVADPWLRDGRFANASWLQELPRPLTKIVWGNAALISPATAERLKIENGDVINVASNGADVDGPAWIAPGHPDETITLSFGFGRKVGSVAALSEGYDAFHLRRGSEWFATGAAIAPRKNSMRVITTQQHQAMEGRAIVRHASLDAFRQNSDFVRKDVPPAPTESLYPDWRYDQEAWAMAIDLSACIGCMACVSACQAENNIAPVGPEECERGHEMHWLRVDRYYAGPLDAPETFFQPVPCMHCEKAPCEVVCPVNATVHTHDGLNAQVYNRCIGTRYCSQNCPYKVRRFNFLDHQSFDKDEAGPEQGVHNPNVSVRSHGVMEKCTYCIQRISAKRIQAQIENRDIADGEVVTACQQACPTQAITFGDRNRKDAKVVREKSAPQNYALLEELNTRPRTSYLGKISNPNGRLARPSEATDG
- the nrfD gene encoding NrfD/PsrC family molybdoenzyme membrane anchor subunit, with the protein product MAEAGANSSAVLRGRHDFPEISGRIGSIVLNGRLPRHFWTAFFLCFLLVLLLLYSITYLIAVGVGAYGIDIPVAWGTMISNFVWWIGIGHAGTLISAVLLLLRQPWRASINRFAEAMTLFAVAMAGLFPILHLGRPWFFYWLLPLPNVHMNWPQWRSPLVWDFAAIATYATVSLLFWYMGLLPDLAVLRDRARARPAQLFYGILALGWRGSAYHWSRYQVVYFLLAALATPLVVSVHSIVSLDFTFAITPGYHSTIFPPYFVAGALLSGFAMVLTIAIPLRWAFSVEDLITVRHMDNAAKLMIAAGMVVAYGYVSEAFFAWYSGEPYERAMMAQRALGPYAPLFWTMLGLNCGVLQLLWFRRIRRNMPLLFAIAIAINIGMWIERYIIVVTGPSRDYLPSAWGEQSLTWLDFGILFGSIGTFFALVFLFIRILPAITIFEVEELAEEEGKLR
- a CDS encoding DUF3341 domain-containing protein, which produces MSLYGLVAAFAAPEALIEAARGMRERGYRRMDAFSPFPLKELDEILEIRATRLPWAVLAGGIAGAALVYALIWYSVEIDYPINVGGRPLHSWPPFVVIAFEAGILGAAFAGFLGVLAANGLPRYHHPVFNAESFSYARGGKFYLLIEAADPKYRKGVTRGQLTRLGAETVEEVEA
- a CDS encoding c-type cytochrome, which encodes MSRLGLTLLLGALAVAGCRQDMEDQPRYDPLEASSQFADGMSARTPVTGTVTRDADLSPVPDKIPYPITTELLQRGQQRFDIFCSPCHSRTGDGNGMIVQRGFPAPPSYHQDALRKASDRHFYDVITNGYGAMYSYAARVPPQDRWAIVAYIRALQYSRAAPVAELPQSLRTRLEAEASP
- a CDS encoding SCO family protein, coding for MRSLLAALCLFVAGAAPAAERPTFDPKLGAQLTLDRELIDASGRKLTLGETLGGRPALVIFGYDKCPNLCGVTQQAVASDLNKTSLRPADYRALFISIDPEETPADAATAQDDIASAAGPAGLPAWRFLTSSDGAGATLASEAGITFDRRKGIDQFVHPIAVIALTPSGRISQVLPALTFTPRDLKLALVEASENRLGSIADHIFLLCAGFDSSKGQYTPAIWAALKVASLATLLGLGATVLWQSWGRAR